A DNA window from Phaeobacter sp. A36a-5a contains the following coding sequences:
- a CDS encoding aminotransferase-like domain-containing protein — protein sequence MGTIWPNELPADLSGRSGPKYQRVADTIRAAVEDGTLCIGTKLPPVRELAYQLKITPGTVARAYSLLTDDGLLQAEVGRGTFVAEPETKVLDDVWSRQLHLLEASNPGHVSLFSPRLADVGQVAALREAMAKVSQGDPLQFLNYPTRDAYEPVREVVADWLSDELLGNVHQNDVVLTHGGQNGILTVLQTVLEGPQPTILVEDLSYAGFRRAAELARARVVGVAMDDKGILPDSLELAIRKTGATVLCTSPEVHNPTGLYTPLERRKEIVEIARRHEVQIIEDDCYRMGEARAPSYRVLAPELGWHVTSFSKTITPALRVGFALAPKGRGADLRRTAEYSYFGIAQPLAELTRILLSDPRTPQLVRDVRKEMAKYVRIAVNALGSFELVWSDSVSFLWLRLPSGWRSAAFTRAAEAQGVQIRSADEFALRDGRAPNAVRIAVNGHVTPKRFEEAMLRLRALLDNPPEQISV from the coding sequence ATGGGTACAATTTGGCCAAACGAGCTGCCGGCTGATCTTTCCGGGCGATCCGGGCCGAAATATCAACGGGTGGCTGATACCATCCGGGCGGCGGTTGAAGATGGCACACTTTGTATCGGTACAAAGCTGCCGCCGGTGCGGGAGCTGGCCTATCAGCTGAAGATCACCCCCGGCACGGTGGCGCGGGCCTATTCGCTCCTGACCGATGACGGGCTGTTGCAGGCGGAGGTCGGGCGCGGGACTTTTGTGGCGGAACCGGAAACCAAGGTGCTGGATGATGTCTGGTCGCGCCAGCTGCATCTGCTGGAGGCCAGTAATCCCGGCCACGTCAGCCTGTTCAGTCCCCGCCTCGCGGATGTTGGTCAGGTTGCGGCATTGCGCGAGGCGATGGCGAAAGTGTCCCAGGGCGATCCGCTGCAATTCCTGAACTACCCCACACGCGATGCCTATGAACCGGTACGCGAGGTGGTTGCCGATTGGCTCTCGGATGAGCTGCTGGGCAATGTGCATCAGAATGACGTCGTGCTGACCCACGGCGGGCAGAACGGCATCCTGACGGTGCTGCAAACCGTGCTTGAGGGGCCGCAGCCGACGATTCTGGTCGAAGATCTCTCATATGCTGGGTTTCGGCGCGCCGCAGAGCTGGCGCGCGCCCGGGTTGTGGGGGTGGCGATGGATGACAAGGGCATCCTGCCGGATTCACTGGAACTCGCCATTCGCAAGACGGGCGCCACCGTTCTATGCACCAGTCCGGAGGTGCATAATCCGACCGGGCTTTATACGCCGCTGGAGCGTCGCAAGGAGATTGTCGAGATCGCCCGGCGCCACGAGGTTCAGATCATAGAAGATGACTGCTACCGGATGGGGGAGGCGCGTGCGCCAAGCTACCGCGTGCTTGCTCCTGAGCTGGGTTGGCATGTCACCTCATTTTCCAAAACGATAACACCGGCGCTGCGCGTGGGGTTTGCACTCGCCCCCAAGGGGCGTGGCGCCGATCTGCGGCGTACGGCGGAATACAGTTATTTCGGAATCGCACAGCCACTGGCGGAGCTGACCCGTATCCTGCTGTCCGACCCCCGCACGCCGCAGCTGGTGCGCGATGTCCGCAAGGAGATGGCCAAATACGTCCGCATTGCCGTCAACGCTCTGGGCAGTTTTGAACTTGTCTGGTCGGACAGCGTGTCCTTCCTGTGGTTAAGGCTGCCATCGGGCTGGCGTTCGGCCGCGTTCACCCGCGCGGCAGAGGCGCAGGGGGTTCAGATCCGCTCGGCCGATGAATTCGCCCTGCGCGACGGCCGCGCGCCCAATGCGGTGCGGATCGCGGTGAACGGCCACGTCACGCCCAAACGGTTTGAGGAGGCAATGCTGCGGCTGCGCGCACTGCTCGACAACCCACCGGAGCAGATCAGCGTCTGA
- the speE gene encoding polyamine aminopropyltransferase — MSDHTWITEGLHAHYAQRLRVDEMLYDSNTEHQRLKVFQNGQFGRILTLDDVVQTTEGDNFIYHEMLTHVPILAHGNAKRVLIIGGGDGGMAREALRHPSVEHVTMVEIDGGVVEFSKEYLPMLSDGAFDDARLNLVINDGALFMKENTEKFDVIIVDSTDPIGPGEVLFTDTFYGHAARSLTEDGIIVTQNGVPFMQGDELTGTLRAFQALFADASCYLATVPTYAGGPMAFGWGSHSDKARSVSLADLEARFAAAGIDTGYYNPEVHKAAFALPNYVKKLFP; from the coding sequence ATGAGTGATCACACCTGGATCACCGAAGGCCTACACGCCCATTACGCCCAGCGTTTGCGCGTCGATGAGATGCTCTATGACAGCAATACCGAGCACCAGCGTCTGAAGGTGTTTCAGAACGGCCAGTTTGGCCGCATTCTGACGCTGGACGACGTGGTGCAGACCACCGAAGGCGACAATTTCATCTACCACGAAATGCTGACCCATGTGCCGATCCTGGCGCATGGCAATGCAAAGCGCGTGCTGATCATCGGCGGCGGCGACGGCGGTATGGCGCGCGAAGCGCTGCGCCACCCATCGGTCGAGCATGTCACCATGGTTGAAATCGACGGCGGTGTGGTGGAATTCTCCAAAGAATACCTGCCGATGCTGAGCGATGGCGCCTTTGATGATGCCCGCCTCAATCTGGTGATCAACGATGGTGCGCTCTTCATGAAAGAGAACACCGAGAAATTCGATGTGATCATCGTCGATTCCACCGATCCGATCGGCCCCGGCGAGGTACTGTTCACCGATACTTTCTATGGCCACGCAGCCCGTTCGCTGACTGAGGATGGCATCATCGTGACGCAGAATGGCGTGCCCTTCATGCAGGGCGATGAGCTGACCGGCACCCTGCGGGCGTTTCAGGCGCTGTTTGCCGATGCCTCCTGCTATCTGGCCACCGTGCCGACCTATGCGGGTGGCCCGATGGCGTTTGGCTGGGGCAGCCATTCGGACAAGGCGCGCAGCGTGAGCCTTGCGGATCTGGAGGCACGTTTTGCCGCCGCGGGGATCGACACCGGCTATTACAACCCGGAGGTTCACAAGGCCGCATTCGCCTTGCCGAACTATGTGAAAAAGCTGTTCCCGTAA
- the gluQRS gene encoding tRNA glutamyl-Q(34) synthetase GluQRS, whose product MTFATRFAPSPTGPLHLGHAYSALLAHDMARAAEGIFLLRIEDIDQSRSRPSWEAQIYDDLHWLGLRWPQPVMRQSERLPRYRAALDQLAAMGLTYPCRCNRADIEAAAGAPQEGVPQFGPDGRIYPGSCRSRAMADAAPQDVIRLNMAKALDAASLRSFSETGLSHQGRHRLNPDQLLTAVGDIILVRRGMGSAYHLSVVVDDADQQINHVVRGEDLFEATQIHVLLQALLGLPTPIYHHHGLIRDDQGKRLAKRDDARALAKYRAEGVSPSQIRAMVGCAAVPEQTSSG is encoded by the coding sequence GTGACATTCGCAACCCGATTTGCGCCATCCCCAACTGGACCGCTGCACCTCGGCCACGCCTATTCGGCGCTTCTGGCACATGATATGGCGCGGGCAGCGGAGGGCATTTTCCTGCTGCGCATCGAAGATATCGACCAATCCCGCTCCCGGCCCAGCTGGGAGGCGCAGATCTATGACGACCTGCATTGGCTCGGCCTCCGCTGGCCGCAACCGGTGATGCGCCAGTCCGAACGGCTGCCACGCTATCGCGCCGCGCTGGATCAGCTTGCGGCAATGGGGCTCACCTATCCCTGCCGCTGCAACCGCGCCGATATCGAGGCCGCCGCAGGCGCGCCGCAAGAAGGCGTACCGCAATTCGGCCCCGACGGGCGCATCTATCCGGGCAGCTGCCGCAGCCGCGCAATGGCCGACGCCGCACCGCAGGACGTGATACGGCTCAACATGGCAAAAGCGCTGGATGCGGCCAGCCTGCGCAGCTTCTCGGAAACCGGCCTATCCCATCAGGGCCGGCACCGGCTGAACCCCGATCAGCTGCTTACCGCGGTCGGCGATATTATCCTCGTCCGCCGCGGCATGGGCAGCGCCTACCACCTCTCCGTAGTGGTCGATGATGCCGATCAGCAGATCAACCATGTCGTGCGTGGAGAGGATCTGTTCGAGGCTACGCAGATCCACGTGCTGCTCCAGGCACTGCTCGGCCTGCCGACACCCATCTACCACCACCACGGGCTGATCCGCGACGATCAGGGCAAGCGACTTGCCAAGCGCGACGATGCCCGTGCCCTCGCCAAATACCGCGCCGAAGGCGTCAGCCCGTCGCAGATCCGCGCCATGGTCGGCTGCGCTGCGGTGCCCGAACAGACATCTTCTGGCTAG
- the rpsI gene encoding 30S ribosomal protein S9, giving the protein MADQINTLEELGAVAGVETVAEETIVREPVRDELGRAYATGKRKDAVARVWIKPGSGKVSVNGKELNAYFARPVLQMILRQPFQVAGVEGEFDVYATVKGGGLSGQAGAVKHGISKALQLYNPSLRGALKAAGFLTRDSRVVERKKFGRRKARRSFQFSKR; this is encoded by the coding sequence ATGGCTGATCAGATCAACACTCTCGAAGAGCTCGGCGCCGTTGCAGGCGTAGAAACCGTAGCCGAAGAAACCATCGTGCGCGAACCCGTTCGCGACGAGCTGGGCCGTGCCTATGCCACCGGTAAGCGGAAAGACGCGGTTGCCCGCGTCTGGATCAAGCCGGGTTCCGGCAAGGTCTCCGTCAACGGTAAAGAGCTGAACGCATATTTTGCACGCCCCGTGCTGCAGATGATCCTGCGCCAGCCGTTCCAGGTTGCCGGTGTCGAAGGCGAATTCGACGTCTACGCAACCGTCAAGGGCGGTGGCCTCTCCGGTCAGGCCGGCGCGGTCAAGCACGGCATCTCCAAAGCACTGCAGCTGTACAATCCGTCGCTGCGTGGCGCGTTGAAAGCCGCAGGCTTCCTGACCCGCGACAGCCGTGTTGTCGAGCGTAAGAAATTCGGCCGCCGCAAAGCGCGTCGTTCGTTCCAGTTCTCCAAGCGTTAA
- a CDS encoding class I SAM-dependent DNA methyltransferase, whose product MSKKFLDKSYDLETQEATLAHYDQWAASYDAEIAENGYATPGRIALALAKFQSDMSEPVLDFGCGTGLSGLALRLQGFETVDGMEPSARMLEQARAKDAYRQLTQIDAADRQPIPKGAYRLITGCGVLGTGAAPPAVFDSILHALPRGGLFAFSYNDHALEDPAYTGKLNEWLDCSAARLLFREHGDHLPGINLKSTVYVIEKA is encoded by the coding sequence ATGAGCAAAAAGTTCCTCGACAAATCCTATGACTTGGAAACACAGGAAGCGACCCTGGCGCATTACGACCAATGGGCCGCTTCCTACGATGCCGAAATCGCCGAGAACGGTTACGCGACGCCGGGACGGATTGCCCTGGCGCTGGCGAAATTCCAATCGGACATGAGCGAACCCGTTCTGGATTTTGGCTGCGGCACCGGCCTGTCAGGTCTGGCACTGCGCCTCCAGGGGTTTGAAACCGTCGACGGGATGGAGCCCTCCGCCCGGATGCTGGAGCAGGCCCGTGCCAAAGACGCCTACCGCCAACTGACGCAGATCGACGCCGCCGACCGCCAGCCGATCCCCAAGGGCGCCTATCGTCTGATCACCGGCTGCGGCGTTCTGGGCACCGGTGCCGCTCCGCCTGCGGTCTTCGACAGCATCCTGCACGCCCTGCCGCGCGGCGGCCTCTTTGCCTTTTCCTACAATGATCACGCACTGGAGGATCCCGCCTATACCGGCAAGCTCAACGAATGGCTGGATTGTTCGGCGGCACGGCTGCTGTTTCGGGAACACGGTGACCACCTGCCCGGAATCAACCTGAAGTCCACCGTTTATGTGATTGAGAAAGCGTGA
- the asd gene encoding archaetidylserine decarboxylase (Phosphatidylserine decarboxylase is synthesized as a single chain precursor. Generation of the pyruvoyl active site from a Ser is coupled to cleavage of a Gly-Ser bond between the larger (beta) and smaller (alpha chains). It is an integral membrane protein.), giving the protein MQRDPILVVDRDTGDTFEEVVLGEKWIRWAYQNASAKPVEKLLFRSALISRLMGAWFDSSLSRGKIQTVVDDLAIDMSEATEPTENYATFNAFFARHLRPEARPYSDDPSEIVSPADGRVLVFPELAEDVFVPVKGHPMSVRTMLPGISDRFVGGALAIVRLCPADYHRYHFPAAGRITAAQDIPGALHSVNPIALGAGPDVFGENKRSWTLIDTDTIGSYAFVEVGAFGVGSIVNTRTSGAVQKMDEKGYFKFGGSTVVVVFEPGRVQFSDDLVTNSARGRETLVKVGQPLATAL; this is encoded by the coding sequence ATGCAGCGCGACCCTATCCTAGTTGTTGACCGCGACACCGGAGACACCTTTGAAGAGGTCGTTCTGGGTGAAAAATGGATCCGCTGGGCCTATCAGAACGCCAGCGCAAAACCGGTGGAAAAACTGTTGTTCCGCTCCGCCCTGATCAGCCGCCTGATGGGAGCATGGTTTGATTCGTCCCTCTCCAGAGGGAAGATCCAGACCGTGGTCGACGATCTTGCCATCGACATGAGCGAGGCAACGGAACCGACGGAAAACTATGCAACTTTCAACGCCTTCTTTGCCCGCCACCTGAGGCCGGAGGCACGTCCCTACAGCGACGATCCCAGCGAAATCGTCAGCCCCGCCGATGGTCGGGTGCTGGTCTTTCCCGAGCTGGCGGAGGATGTCTTTGTCCCCGTAAAGGGGCATCCGATGTCGGTGCGGACCATGCTGCCCGGTATTTCTGACCGCTTTGTTGGTGGCGCGTTGGCCATCGTGCGGCTCTGTCCTGCGGATTATCACCGCTACCACTTCCCGGCCGCCGGTCGCATCACCGCCGCGCAGGATATTCCGGGCGCGCTGCATTCGGTGAACCCCATCGCGCTTGGCGCAGGTCCGGATGTCTTTGGCGAGAACAAACGCAGCTGGACCCTGATCGACACAGACACCATTGGCAGCTACGCCTTTGTCGAGGTCGGCGCCTTTGGCGTTGGCTCCATCGTCAACACCCGCACCTCGGGCGCGGTGCAGAAGATGGACGAAAAGGGCTATTTCAAATTCGGAGGCTCCACCGTTGTGGTGGTGTTCGAACCGGGCCGCGTGCAGTTCAGTGACGATCTGGTCACCAATAGCGCCAGGGGCCGCGAAACCCTGGTGAAAGTTGGCCAGCCGCTGGCCACCGCGCTCTGA
- a CDS encoding PaaI family thioesterase yields the protein MGLAFDAAGLGAYLHEVFAEVANDFVIDRLDEDGITMRLLVDERHLRPGGTVSGPSMFGLADVTIYALVLSRLGRKALAVTTNASFDFMRKPAGGTPLIAEGKLLKLGRQLAVGDVLLFSEGDPRPVARSTMTYAIPPER from the coding sequence ATGGGCTTGGCGTTTGATGCCGCAGGGTTGGGAGCTTATCTGCATGAGGTGTTTGCAGAGGTGGCCAATGATTTTGTGATTGACCGGCTGGATGAGGACGGGATCACAATGCGGCTTCTGGTGGATGAGCGTCACCTGCGCCCCGGTGGGACCGTTTCAGGACCGTCGATGTTTGGTCTGGCCGATGTCACCATCTATGCGCTGGTGCTGTCGCGGCTGGGGCGCAAGGCGCTGGCGGTGACCACCAATGCCTCGTTCGACTTCATGCGCAAACCGGCAGGCGGCACGCCCCTGATTGCCGAAGGCAAGCTGCTGAAACTGGGACGCCAGCTGGCGGTCGGCGATGTGCTGTTATTCTCCGAAGGGGATCCGCGTCCGGTGGCCCGCTCCACCATGACCTATGCCATCCCGCCAGAGCGATAG
- a CDS encoding DUF1127 domain-containing protein, which translates to MTQNATPSSPDMIYLSSRPTLPVLAEIAVSFAVLVTKWTVRQRTRQALRQLPPELLKDVGLTREDAEYQGTLPFWRP; encoded by the coding sequence ATGACACAGAACGCAACACCCTCTTCGCCCGACATGATCTATCTTTCCAGCCGCCCCACCCTGCCGGTGCTGGCTGAGATCGCGGTCTCCTTTGCGGTTCTGGTCACCAAATGGACCGTGCGTCAGCGCACGCGACAGGCATTGCGTCAACTGCCGCCGGAACTGCTCAAAGATGTTGGGCTGACCCGCGAGGACGCCGAGTATCAAGGGACTCTTCCGTTCTGGCGCCCATGA
- a CDS encoding enoyl-CoA hydratase: protein MTILERHDSNGIATLHLNAPERLNALSDGMLAALQGQIDSLRDDDETRVVILAGRGKAFCAGHDLREMTAGRQAEDGGQAYFADLFARCTEVMLGLQQIPQPVIAQVHGIATAAGCQLVASCDMAVAAEGTRFGVNGVNIGLFCSTPMVALTRNISRKHAFEMLTTGDFIDATRAEELGLINRIAAAEDLTETTNALAQTVASKLGAAVKIGKRAFYDQLQLPTADAYAHTGAVMVENLMLRDTVEGIDAFLEKRDPDWKNR, encoded by the coding sequence ATGACAATTTTGGAACGTCACGACAGCAACGGCATCGCCACGCTCCATCTCAACGCGCCCGAGCGGCTGAATGCGCTGTCGGACGGGATGCTGGCCGCACTTCAGGGGCAGATCGACAGCCTGCGCGACGACGACGAAACCCGCGTCGTCATCCTCGCCGGACGGGGCAAGGCGTTTTGCGCGGGCCATGATCTGCGTGAAATGACAGCCGGGCGGCAGGCCGAGGATGGCGGACAGGCCTATTTCGCCGATCTCTTTGCCCGCTGCACCGAGGTGATGCTGGGCCTGCAACAGATCCCGCAGCCGGTAATCGCACAAGTCCACGGTATTGCCACCGCAGCCGGCTGCCAGCTGGTGGCCTCCTGCGATATGGCCGTCGCCGCCGAGGGCACACGCTTTGGCGTCAATGGCGTCAATATCGGCCTGTTCTGCTCCACTCCCATGGTGGCGCTGACCCGGAATATCTCGCGCAAACATGCCTTTGAAATGCTGACCACCGGCGATTTCATTGACGCCACCCGCGCCGAGGAACTGGGGCTGATCAACCGCATCGCCGCAGCTGAGGATCTGACCGAGACCACAAATGCCCTCGCCCAAACCGTGGCAAGCAAACTCGGCGCCGCCGTCAAGATCGGCAAACGCGCGTTTTACGACCAGCTTCAGCTGCCCACGGCCGATGCCTATGCCCACACCGGCGCCGTCATGGTCGAAAACCTGATGCTGCGGGATACCGTCGAAGGCATTGATGCCTTTCTGGAAAAACGCGACCCGGACTGGAAAAATCGCTGA
- a CDS encoding TetR/AcrR family transcriptional regulator, translated as MPKRGYHHGNLRQALVEAALKLIEAKGPTGFTLSEAAKQAGVTPAAVYRHFNGREDLIAEAGRQGYVMFADLMQHAYDKYQPSALAAFEATGRAYLAFARKHPGHYIAMFESGISVNRTPELAEAANRARAILERAAADLSKHIPAEKRPPASMFSAHVLAMSHGVVELYARNSPGAASPFPPEDLLESGIGIYLRGLGLIEPDS; from the coding sequence ATGCCTAAGCGGGGGTATCACCACGGCAACCTGCGCCAGGCGCTGGTCGAAGCCGCATTGAAGCTGATCGAGGCCAAGGGCCCCACCGGCTTTACCCTGTCGGAGGCGGCCAAACAGGCCGGCGTCACCCCGGCCGCGGTCTATCGTCACTTCAACGGGCGCGAGGATCTGATCGCCGAGGCAGGCCGTCAGGGCTATGTGATGTTTGCCGATCTGATGCAGCACGCCTATGACAAATATCAACCTTCGGCCCTGGCAGCGTTTGAAGCGACGGGCCGGGCCTATCTCGCCTTTGCGCGCAAACATCCAGGCCATTACATCGCGATGTTCGAAAGCGGGATCTCCGTCAACCGTACGCCTGAGCTGGCCGAGGCCGCCAACCGCGCCCGCGCCATTCTGGAACGCGCCGCCGCAGATCTGAGCAAACATATCCCGGCCGAAAAACGCCCGCCCGCCTCGATGTTCTCGGCGCATGTTCTGGCGATGAGCCATGGCGTGGTGGAGCTCTATGCCCGGAACTCTCCCGGTGCGGCCTCCCCCTTCCCGCCCGAGGATCTGCTGGAGAGCGGCATCGGCATCTACCTGCGCGGGCTGGGCCTGATCGAACCGGACAGCTAA
- the speD gene encoding adenosylmethionine decarboxylase — translation MTDANLFQLGIGLETGAQEEDTARSATTAIVNSLVDSDREDHFIRRDGKVFAGTHLIIEVMNGSGLDCETRIQNAFRKCVEVCGATLLHIHTHKFSPQGVSGVAVLAESHISVHTWPEIGYGAFDVFMCGDAEPWKAVDVLKEAFDTPTVAVRELLRGEEFLAKGILTKEVAA, via the coding sequence ATGACGGACGCCAACCTCTTCCAACTGGGGATCGGTCTGGAGACAGGCGCCCAAGAGGAAGATACCGCCCGCAGTGCAACCACTGCGATCGTAAACTCACTTGTGGATTCGGATCGCGAAGACCATTTCATCCGTCGGGATGGAAAGGTATTTGCCGGAACCCATCTCATTATCGAGGTCATGAACGGCAGCGGTCTGGATTGCGAAACCCGCATTCAGAACGCCTTCCGCAAGTGTGTCGAAGTCTGTGGCGCAACGCTGCTGCACATCCATACGCATAAATTCTCGCCGCAAGGCGTCTCCGGCGTGGCCGTTCTGGCCGAAAGCCATATCTCCGTCCACACCTGGCCCGAGATCGGCTATGGCGCCTTTGACGTCTTCATGTGCGGCGATGCCGAGCCCTGGAAAGCGGTTGATGTGCTGAAAGAAGCCTTCGACACACCGACGGTTGCGGTGCGCGAACTGCTGCGCGGCGAGGAGTTCCTGGCAAAGGGCATCCTGACCAAGGAAGTGGCGGCATGA
- the rplM gene encoding 50S ribosomal protein L13, producing MKTFSATPADIEKKWIIIDAEGVVLGRLASIVAMRLRGKHKPSFTPHMDMGDNVIVINADKIQMTGKKREEHFYWHTGHPGGIKSRTKQEILDGAHPERVVYQAVKRMLPGNRLSRQQMTNLRIYASAEHPHEAQSPEVLDVKSMNKKNTRS from the coding sequence ATGAAAACCTTCTCTGCTACACCGGCAGACATCGAGAAGAAGTGGATCATCATCGACGCCGAAGGCGTGGTGCTGGGCCGTCTTGCCTCGATCGTCGCCATGCGCCTGCGTGGTAAGCACAAGCCGTCCTTCACTCCTCACATGGATATGGGCGACAATGTCATCGTGATCAACGCTGACAAGATCCAGATGACCGGCAAGAAGCGCGAAGAGCACTTCTACTGGCACACCGGCCACCCCGGTGGTATCAAATCCCGCACCAAACAGGAAATCCTGGACGGTGCCCACCCCGAGCGCGTTGTCTATCAGGCCGTCAAGCGGATGCTGCCCGGCAACCGTCTGTCGCGTCAGCAGATGACCAACCTGCGCATCTATGCAAGTGCCGAGCACCCGCATGAAGCCCAGTCCCCCGAGGTTCTGGATGTCAAATCCATGAACAAGAAAAACACCCGGAGCTGA
- the hisI gene encoding phosphoribosyl-AMP cyclohydrolase, whose amino-acid sequence MQKVFAMSFDPLSLKYNEAGLIPCIAQQEGSGEVLMMAWMNADAVRQTLDSGRVTYWSRSRQAFWVKGESSGHVQELVDLRVDCDRDCLLAVVRQTGPACHTNRRSCFYTALRDGDEVELMAPMV is encoded by the coding sequence ATGCAAAAGGTTTTTGCCATGTCGTTTGATCCTCTTAGCCTAAAGTACAATGAGGCCGGGTTGATCCCCTGCATCGCGCAGCAGGAGGGCAGCGGCGAGGTCCTGATGATGGCCTGGATGAATGCCGATGCGGTGAGACAGACGCTGGACAGTGGCCGGGTCACCTATTGGTCGCGGTCGCGGCAGGCATTCTGGGTCAAGGGCGAAAGCTCGGGACATGTGCAGGAACTGGTCGATCTGCGCGTGGATTGCGATCGCGATTGCCTGCTGGCGGTGGTGCGTCAGACCGGGCCTGCCTGCCACACCAACCGGCGCAGCTGTTTTTATACGGCCCTTCGCGATGGCGATGAGGTCGAGCTGATGGCGCCGATGGTCTGA
- the trmFO gene encoding methylenetetrahydrofolate--tRNA-(uracil(54)-C(5))-methyltransferase (FADH(2)-oxidizing) TrmFO, with product MTKTLHIVGGGMAGSEAAWQAAHMGVEVVIHEMRPKVETFAHQTGNLGEMVCSNSFRSDDDEQNAVGLLHWEMRAANGLIMSTAEQHRLPAGGALAVDREPFAETVTARLKALPNVAVSYEEITELPADGHWIFATGPLTSPELGKAIQRETGAEALAFFDAIAPIIYADSIDMSQAWMQSRYDKGETEEERTAYLNCPMDKDQYEAFIDALLAADKTEFHEGETAGYFDGCLPIEVMAERGRETLRHGPMKPVGLTNPHQPEVKAHAVVQLRRDNALGTLFNIVGFQTKMKYGAQTEVLRMIPGLENASFARLGGIHRNTFLNSPTLLDAQMRLKSKPHLRFAGQITGVEGYVESAAMGLLAGRMAAAEILGQGLPDVPQDSAMGALIHHITGGAEAKTFQPMNVNFGLFRPIDGLKGGRRGRKDRYKAYTDRAKAAWQDWLGNFS from the coding sequence ATGACAAAAACATTGCATATCGTGGGCGGCGGCATGGCCGGCTCAGAGGCCGCATGGCAGGCCGCACATATGGGCGTAGAGGTGGTGATCCACGAAATGCGCCCAAAGGTGGAAACCTTTGCCCATCAGACCGGCAATCTGGGCGAGATGGTCTGCTCCAACTCTTTCCGCTCAGACGATGACGAGCAGAACGCCGTGGGCCTCCTGCATTGGGAGATGCGCGCAGCCAACGGGCTGATCATGTCCACCGCCGAACAACACCGCCTGCCCGCCGGTGGCGCATTGGCGGTGGACCGCGAGCCTTTTGCCGAAACCGTGACGGCCCGGCTGAAAGCGCTGCCGAATGTCGCCGTTTCTTATGAGGAAATCACCGAGCTGCCCGCCGATGGCCACTGGATCTTTGCCACCGGCCCGCTGACTTCGCCTGAACTCGGCAAGGCCATTCAACGTGAGACCGGCGCCGAGGCGCTGGCCTTCTTCGACGCCATCGCCCCGATCATCTACGCCGACAGCATCGACATGTCGCAGGCCTGGATGCAGTCGCGCTACGACAAGGGTGAGACCGAAGAAGAGCGCACCGCCTACCTCAACTGTCCGATGGACAAGGATCAGTATGAAGCGTTCATCGACGCGCTGCTGGCCGCCGACAAGACCGAATTCCACGAGGGTGAGACCGCAGGCTATTTCGATGGCTGCCTGCCGATCGAGGTGATGGCCGAACGCGGCCGTGAAACCCTGCGCCATGGCCCGATGAAACCGGTGGGGCTGACCAACCCGCACCAGCCGGAGGTCAAGGCGCACGCGGTGGTCCAGCTGCGGCGCGACAATGCGCTTGGAACGCTGTTCAACATCGTCGGCTTCCAGACCAAGATGAAATACGGCGCCCAGACAGAGGTGCTGCGGATGATTCCGGGGCTGGAAAACGCCAGCTTTGCCCGCCTCGGCGGCATCCATCGCAACACATTCCTGAACTCCCCCACCCTGCTCGACGCGCAGATGCGGCTGAAATCAAAACCGCATCTGCGGTTTGCCGGCCAGATCACCGGGGTCGAAGGCTATGTGGAAAGCGCCGCCATGGGCCTGCTGGCCGGCCGTATGGCCGCTGCCGAAATCCTTGGTCAGGGGCTACCAGATGTGCCGCAGGACAGCGCCATGGGCGCCCTGATCCATCACATCACCGGCGGCGCCGAGGCCAAGACCTTCCAGCCGATGAATGTGAACTTCGGCCTGTTCCGCCCGATCGATGGTCTCAAAGGCGGCCGCCGTGGCCGCAAGGACCGCTACAAGGCCTATACCGACCGGGCCAAAGCCGCGTGGCAGGACTGGCTTGGCAACTTTTCCTAG